The Marinilongibacter aquaticus genome has a window encoding:
- a CDS encoding Ig-like domain-containing protein — MKTLTLLIGLCCFLHSTIFAQSPSFVTQPQALGGFVCSGETLQISANTVNADFYQLESQDAGGNWSNFGGYAAAYSYNTFIIEMSNFTGEYVFRVRIANSSSGNEAWSEPFYVSAQKPEITAQPIDLLQCYGSDVEFIVAANGVGALSFQWEMASDISGPFSALSNSSKYKNVTSSSLGLVNIKTTDNDAFRCKITDQNGCNAFSQAASLGINYMSTIKPTATNPLCEGSTQAFYVNGITGLPIAYQWSLNGADLVESTQFQGIDTPNLLVEGLPKEVTTAGVEITYENILMNGNGEPVEGTCAVYRERSGYTVLSQPASPTVVQRDSVCGSGILDLEIESPLAVEWYTDKGGVVLENQPQFQTPILGESRHYYFRALDANGCFSPYDSVLAKVNPIPEMPITSIPPICPDEETFAIVYSGLQFADVFSLDGNELANFQGIQEQAITDDTLFVPLPIAKVSGHYAFMLQLKNTATACESVFMPIDLEVKIPTRFSKDLQDQVFCEGENFDWSVLAEGAGAVAYQWLKGGNSVANASGAELGFTPLALADSGFYQVQAIAACGTAISSNAHLQVRPKTQILSDLESKSVCMGGDVQFGIEATGSGDLYYEWLLDGQAVGEDAAVLTLQNVSLDLDGKSLFCRVRSDCGTLLSQTVLLKVYALPNPPLVQNWHFCENTEASALTAEPDAGNTLLWYGQNENGGLAEHDAPIPETDIAGAFSFFVSQVDANACESPRTPVQVFVDTAIVGDLVTSQSLICPQGNLNNTVAIHAEAEGGSGLYTYQWIVNDEQIDEAESILTLDKAAEVKALIFSGTCSTSVSVTIEAAEMSNPKGPDFSVDGLPAPFAFCPHSDIELVASTGQNSAQVFWYLGENEEAAFHLGEKLLLEDIAEKQSYYAAYREEFPFITCETQRSFVLLDTLENPRVEYTIKPEVCTGDQSGSIVLIPKTDNLPYQYRLNNFPVQSSGTFEGLAAGAYSIEISNAQSCTHILEIQVPLAENPSFVNQPLDQINCKGNTVHFTASAEGEAFYQWQRKAFDGSWSDLPDGLTDDLKISNIGNSENPHLSQYRVILNPGNCQIISDSASLFVNEFVGRLDDQSVCIGDSVWFHPPDFRGIAMHYEWQRRDIESGIWASVQNGTEPDLLIYPVTATEENAAYRIRIDFDKGEGTSCIETSDLGKLLVPVIEPTNLSGNQEICFGERAVLSAEGCNGEVFWSDGQTGEEIVVSPSANTVYKAKCRLDNCERDAENTVEITVRPGVEAPVLSLLSDQICTGDSATLSAGNCEGQIVWNTGETTEEIKVRPLKMEFYWAKCFLDSCSSPNSDTLEIEGFPLLEAGVIETLSVKNCAGYNPPEIGNLESPKGGKGALHFQWEVDELCQGIWKELADEEGLTFNPGSLYETNCFRRRAEDACGNRVYSNVSELEIAKDPLVEVMAENPILCSGDSLHLQAHIIGGQGLCGLQWQQNVKSGAATSNYWENVNFSDTLVSIPPMENTQAESVWVYFRAVYDCEASACNKAVSEAVAVEVLPTNKVQLSFQDSTVCQGNAVTLEAMGCGGTLTWEDGFVGEKRVVVADSSVIYRVFCDGDCGQYSAQAAIDVREGLPQPKSLTAAMAVQPDSVQFMAEGENLKWYAGEFDTESLKSVPVVNETGEYTFWVSQSDGYCESPRLAVHTQIYPQLAILSEAEDQYDCEGNSVSFALEAEGAGEVQYQWKRKRPEESEFVNLSDEDKGIKGANNAVLRVYGVGNEANPDGSEFVCVVEDSLGKISSKNYVLHANVIDHTLPNFDACIGDDFEIDLFNNLKITGDVLSYQWQVRDDVVGEWHDLEADPWVISGVKTSRLSIKNIQPWHSRKYRCAIEFNTGGFVCVKNTDQTKVSVGVYPNRPPDLAVDYCQGKRTKKLSFNAKPYDDMWYDSDRADAVGTSTTPKPDSNIPGEFVYWFAAESDEGCASPKAKYVVRIHPTPDLPKSTTPAFVMEGDTLEFSALGANLTWYFSRTGRKYQLADPRYWKVDQYEHWVSQTSAYGCEGPRSLIWGEVRGRLGLKEPLANLGDCEGNSITFRAKGKGEGPLSYRWQKRRPTDSSFVFVEQAFDSDLKIEDVGGEEFPENTAIRVLLSDTTGHEFVSDPALVLVNKIEGRIGDQVYCGSGFWVPDTTGLWIHGVVEEYQLQRQEGNKWITLASSETIRFMIEDGQIDSFADFRIRVVFKAEKSSSCARSTVEFHFRMAERPEAPETLTREVCQYASLTPRKLGLPESQKYVWFSAVDTSMVVQQLDEPSIENTTDTLFWYATLSAEGCKSDLTPARFIVKPSERLNLPSLEKAYCRFEEPEILEYPFADSLVWFVDAELDSQLVERPWVVKDSLDTFKYWLAKPLANGCMTNPTNVCVDVEHCYLKKEEALLDSCLTLTIDSLSTYAWHYFHTDNGRIVLGVNTRGQRIDSLQLRFSLDENEYFADEYERYYLPRIFSLEAEKNLKDSIDVRVFFDAEELDDYARLFPRKDSDEGFFQGYTLVSKDDFCEGILQRSEALGSPQMPKLARDSTRSIAFSLGKWGHFAVSSTLDSLTDEEQQLVNETDTDDKGLLDLSIRRPCAVFPNPVVRGQKLHFLFDGKPPFDIEVFDKRGEIHIIGMSGHPESSVKLDFGGIFREGIYLFKVMDAQGKVCVKRVAIESD, encoded by the coding sequence ATGAAAACCTTGACCCTTTTAATCGGGCTGTGCTGTTTTTTGCATAGCACGATTTTCGCCCAATCTCCTTCTTTTGTTACTCAGCCTCAAGCTCTAGGCGGTTTTGTGTGCTCCGGCGAGACCTTGCAAATTAGTGCCAATACAGTAAATGCCGATTTTTATCAATTGGAAAGCCAAGATGCCGGAGGCAATTGGTCGAATTTCGGTGGATATGCGGCTGCTTACAGCTACAATACGTTCATTATCGAGATGTCGAATTTCACTGGCGAATATGTTTTTCGCGTGAGAATTGCGAACAGCAGCTCGGGAAACGAAGCGTGGAGCGAGCCCTTTTATGTATCGGCTCAAAAGCCGGAAATAACGGCACAGCCTATCGATCTGTTGCAGTGCTATGGAAGCGATGTAGAATTCATTGTGGCCGCAAATGGAGTGGGGGCATTGTCTTTTCAATGGGAAATGGCTTCGGACATTTCGGGTCCTTTTTCGGCTCTTTCCAATTCTTCGAAATACAAAAATGTAACGAGTTCATCGCTGGGTTTGGTAAACATAAAAACGACGGACAACGATGCCTTTCGTTGCAAGATTACCGACCAAAACGGTTGTAATGCTTTTTCTCAGGCCGCTTCCTTAGGGATTAATTACATGAGTACCATAAAACCCACCGCGACCAATCCGTTGTGCGAGGGTTCGACCCAAGCCTTTTACGTCAATGGAATTACAGGTTTGCCCATAGCGTACCAATGGTCATTGAATGGAGCGGATTTGGTGGAGAGTACGCAATTTCAAGGGATAGATACGCCCAACCTTTTGGTGGAAGGACTGCCCAAAGAAGTGACTACCGCTGGTGTGGAGATTACGTACGAGAATATACTCATGAATGGAAATGGCGAACCGGTGGAAGGCACTTGTGCCGTTTATCGCGAGCGGTCGGGGTATACTGTCCTTTCTCAGCCTGCTTCGCCTACTGTGGTGCAGCGGGATAGCGTCTGCGGTTCGGGTATTTTGGATCTGGAAATAGAAAGCCCTTTGGCGGTGGAATGGTATACGGATAAAGGCGGGGTTGTGCTCGAAAATCAGCCGCAATTCCAAACGCCAATTTTGGGCGAAAGCAGGCATTATTATTTCAGGGCTTTGGATGCCAACGGCTGTTTCAGCCCATACGATTCGGTATTGGCCAAGGTGAATCCCATTCCGGAAATGCCAATCACTTCAATTCCTCCCATTTGTCCTGATGAAGAAACTTTTGCTATCGTGTATTCTGGTTTACAATTCGCGGATGTGTTTTCACTGGATGGCAATGAACTGGCCAATTTTCAAGGGATTCAAGAGCAGGCGATCACGGATGATACCCTATTTGTGCCACTGCCAATAGCTAAAGTCTCTGGGCATTATGCGTTTATGCTGCAGTTGAAGAATACTGCAACGGCTTGCGAAAGTGTTTTCATGCCCATTGATTTGGAGGTGAAAATTCCGACAAGATTTTCGAAGGATTTACAGGATCAAGTTTTTTGTGAAGGTGAAAATTTCGATTGGTCCGTTTTGGCGGAAGGGGCCGGGGCGGTAGCTTATCAATGGCTGAAGGGCGGCAATAGTGTGGCCAATGCAAGCGGTGCCGAATTGGGTTTTACACCCTTAGCATTGGCCGATTCGGGTTTTTATCAAGTTCAGGCGATTGCGGCTTGTGGAACGGCCATTTCTTCAAATGCTCATTTACAGGTTCGTCCGAAGACCCAAATTCTTTCAGATTTGGAAAGTAAATCTGTTTGCATGGGCGGCGATGTGCAATTCGGTATCGAAGCAACGGGCTCAGGCGATTTGTACTACGAATGGTTGCTTGATGGACAGGCAGTGGGCGAAGATGCGGCAGTTTTAACCTTGCAAAATGTGTCTCTGGATTTGGATGGAAAATCACTCTTTTGCCGTGTGCGTTCCGATTGTGGAACGCTGTTGTCGCAAACGGTACTGCTCAAAGTGTATGCATTGCCCAACCCGCCACTTGTGCAAAACTGGCATTTTTGCGAAAATACAGAAGCTTCGGCTTTGACGGCAGAACCCGATGCAGGAAATACATTGCTTTGGTATGGACAAAATGAAAACGGGGGACTTGCCGAACATGACGCACCCATTCCCGAAACGGACATTGCGGGGGCATTTAGCTTTTTCGTTTCGCAAGTGGATGCAAATGCTTGTGAAAGTCCACGAACACCTGTGCAGGTGTTTGTCGATACCGCGATTGTGGGCGATTTGGTCACATCACAAAGCTTGATTTGCCCGCAAGGAAATTTAAACAATACGGTGGCTATTCATGCCGAAGCGGAAGGAGGTAGCGGACTTTATACGTATCAATGGATTGTAAATGATGAGCAAATAGATGAGGCGGAATCGATCTTGACCTTGGATAAAGCGGCGGAGGTGAAAGCGTTGATCTTTTCAGGGACTTGTTCCACCTCTGTTTCGGTAACAATTGAAGCGGCTGAAATGAGCAATCCCAAAGGTCCAGACTTTTCGGTTGACGGTTTGCCTGCTCCCTTTGCATTTTGTCCGCATTCCGATATTGAACTTGTGGCCAGTACAGGGCAGAACAGTGCTCAGGTTTTCTGGTATTTGGGCGAAAACGAAGAAGCGGCCTTTCATTTGGGCGAAAAACTCTTGCTCGAAGATATTGCTGAAAAGCAAAGTTATTATGCAGCCTACAGAGAGGAATTTCCCTTTATTACCTGCGAAACCCAGCGTTCTTTTGTGCTTTTGGATACGTTGGAAAACCCTCGGGTCGAATATACTATTAAGCCAGAGGTTTGTACCGGAGATCAAAGCGGGAGCATAGTTTTAATACCGAAAACAGATAACTTACCGTATCAATATCGTCTCAATAACTTTCCTGTTCAGTCCTCGGGCACTTTCGAAGGGCTTGCGGCCGGTGCTTATTCCATTGAAATTAGCAATGCCCAAAGTTGTACGCATATACTCGAAATTCAAGTACCATTGGCCGAAAACCCGAGCTTTGTGAATCAGCCCTTGGATCAGATCAATTGCAAAGGCAATACGGTGCACTTCACGGCTTCGGCAGAGGGTGAGGCATTTTACCAATGGCAGAGAAAGGCATTTGATGGAAGCTGGTCTGATTTGCCCGACGGACTTACCGATGATCTGAAAATTTCGAATATCGGGAATTCCGAAAACCCTCACTTGAGCCAGTATCGTGTGATTTTGAATCCGGGAAATTGTCAAATAATCAGTGATTCAGCGAGTCTATTCGTCAATGAATTTGTTGGCCGCCTGGATGACCAATCCGTGTGTATTGGCGACTCGGTTTGGTTTCATCCACCCGATTTTCGGGGTATCGCAATGCACTATGAATGGCAAAGAAGAGATATAGAATCGGGTATTTGGGCAAGTGTACAAAATGGAACAGAGCCCGACCTTTTGATTTATCCAGTGACGGCAACCGAAGAAAATGCGGCGTATCGTATACGCATTGATTTTGATAAAGGAGAGGGGACTTCGTGCATCGAAACTTCAGATTTGGGTAAACTGCTTGTGCCCGTTATAGAGCCTACAAACTTGAGCGGTAACCAAGAGATTTGCTTCGGTGAGCGTGCCGTGTTATCGGCTGAAGGGTGTAATGGAGAGGTGTTTTGGTCCGATGGCCAAACGGGTGAGGAGATTGTCGTTTCGCCCTCCGCAAATACTGTTTATAAGGCAAAATGCCGTTTGGATAATTGCGAAAGAGATGCCGAGAATACAGTGGAAATTACAGTTAGGCCGGGAGTGGAAGCACCCGTGCTGTCCTTGCTAAGCGACCAGATTTGTACGGGTGATTCTGCCACGCTTTCGGCTGGAAATTGTGAAGGGCAAATTGTGTGGAATACAGGCGAAACCACTGAAGAGATCAAAGTGAGACCTTTGAAAATGGAATTTTATTGGGCGAAGTGCTTTTTGGATTCTTGCAGCAGTCCCAATTCGGATACCTTAGAAATCGAAGGCTTCCCTCTGCTCGAAGCAGGAGTCATTGAGACGTTGTCGGTAAAGAATTGTGCGGGTTATAATCCTCCAGAAATAGGCAATTTGGAATCGCCCAAAGGCGGCAAAGGAGCTTTGCATTTCCAATGGGAGGTCGACGAATTATGCCAAGGTATTTGGAAGGAGCTTGCAGATGAAGAGGGTTTGACTTTTAATCCAGGAAGCCTTTATGAGACGAATTGCTTCAGAAGAAGGGCGGAGGATGCTTGCGGAAATCGTGTGTATTCGAATGTCTCAGAATTGGAAATCGCAAAAGATCCTTTGGTCGAAGTCATGGCTGAAAATCCAATTTTGTGTTCGGGCGATTCTTTGCATTTGCAAGCCCATATAATTGGCGGGCAGGGCTTGTGCGGATTGCAGTGGCAGCAAAATGTCAAATCTGGGGCGGCTACTTCCAACTATTGGGAAAACGTAAACTTTTCGGACACCTTGGTTTCGATACCTCCAATGGAAAACACACAAGCAGAAAGTGTGTGGGTTTATTTTCGTGCGGTTTACGATTGCGAAGCCAGTGCCTGCAACAAGGCAGTTTCGGAGGCTGTAGCCGTGGAGGTTTTGCCCACAAATAAAGTGCAATTGAGTTTTCAAGACAGCACGGTATGTCAAGGGAATGCAGTGACTTTGGAAGCCATGGGTTGCGGCGGAACATTGACATGGGAAGACGGTTTTGTGGGTGAAAAGCGAGTCGTCGTGGCCGACAGTAGTGTGATTTACCGTGTTTTTTGTGATGGAGATTGCGGGCAATATTCGGCTCAAGCGGCAATCGATGTGCGAGAAGGTCTGCCCCAGCCTAAAAGCCTGACGGCCGCAATGGCAGTTCAGCCCGATTCGGTACAATTTATGGCCGAAGGTGAAAACTTGAAATGGTATGCAGGAGAGTTTGATACTGAGTCTCTTAAGTCTGTTCCTGTAGTGAATGAAACGGGAGAGTATACATTTTGGGTAAGCCAATCGGATGGATATTGTGAAAGTCCGAGATTGGCGGTGCACACGCAGATTTACCCTCAATTGGCTATTTTGAGTGAAGCGGAAGACCAATACGATTGTGAAGGCAATTCGGTGAGTTTTGCACTAGAGGCCGAGGGGGCTGGTGAAGTTCAATATCAGTGGAAAAGGAAACGTCCGGAAGAGAGCGAATTCGTGAACCTTTCGGATGAAGATAAAGGAATAAAAGGAGCAAATAATGCAGTGCTAAGGGTTTACGGCGTGGGCAATGAAGCCAATCCCGATGGAAGTGAGTTTGTATGTGTTGTTGAGGATTCACTCGGTAAAATTTCTTCGAAAAACTATGTGTTGCATGCCAATGTGATCGATCATACTTTGCCCAATTTCGATGCGTGCATAGGGGATGATTTTGAAATCGATCTGTTCAACAATCTGAAAATCACAGGCGATGTACTTTCTTATCAATGGCAGGTGCGTGATGATGTTGTGGGCGAATGGCACGATTTAGAAGCAGACCCTTGGGTAATAAGCGGTGTAAAAACCAGCCGACTTTCAATCAAAAATATCCAACCTTGGCATTCGCGAAAATACAGGTGTGCGATTGAGTTCAATACAGGTGGCTTTGTCTGTGTCAAAAACACGGATCAAACCAAGGTTTCAGTAGGCGTTTACCCCAATCGCCCACCGGATCTTGCCGTAGATTATTGCCAAGGAAAACGAACAAAAAAGCTGAGTTTCAATGCCAAACCTTACGATGACATGTGGTATGATTCAGACCGTGCTGATGCCGTGGGGACAAGCACGACACCGAAGCCTGATTCCAATATTCCGGGCGAGTTTGTGTATTGGTTTGCGGCAGAAAGCGATGAAGGTTGTGCCAGTCCGAAAGCAAAATATGTAGTAAGGATTCACCCCACGCCTGACTTGCCCAAAAGCACCACGCCAGCGTTTGTGATGGAAGGCGATACCTTGGAGTTTTCTGCACTGGGTGCAAATTTAACATGGTATTTCAGTCGAACGGGAAGGAAATATCAGTTGGCCGATCCCCGATATTGGAAAGTGGATCAATATGAACACTGGGTTTCACAAACCAGTGCATACGGTTGCGAAGGGCCAAGAAGTTTGATTTGGGGAGAAGTACGTGGGCGTTTGGGTTTGAAGGAACCTTTGGCCAATCTGGGTGATTGTGAAGGCAATTCCATTACTTTCAGAGCCAAAGGGAAAGGAGAAGGGCCTTTGAGCTACCGCTGGCAGAAAAGGCGTCCCACGGATTCCTCCTTTGTTTTTGTTGAACAGGCATTCGATTCGGATCTTAAAATAGAAGATGTGGGCGGGGAAGAATTTCCAGAAAACACAGCTATTCGAGTCTTGCTTTCGGATACGACTGGCCATGAATTCGTTTCCGACCCAGCCTTAGTTTTGGTCAATAAAATTGAAGGAAGAATCGGAGATCAGGTCTATTGCGGATCTGGATTTTGGGTGCCGGATACAACAGGCCTGTGGATTCACGGAGTGGTCGAAGAATATCAATTGCAAAGGCAGGAGGGGAATAAATGGATAACCTTAGCGAGTTCGGAAACCATTCGTTTTATGATAGAAGATGGGCAAATTGATTCCTTTGCCGATTTTCGAATAAGGGTGGTTTTCAAGGCAGAAAAAAGCAGTTCCTGTGCACGAAGCACGGTGGAATTTCACTTCCGAATGGCCGAAAGGCCAGAGGCTCCCGAAACACTGACTCGGGAAGTCTGTCAGTATGCCAGCCTGACGCCGCGAAAATTAGGCTTGCCCGAGAGCCAAAAGTACGTATGGTTTAGTGCGGTAGATACTTCAATGGTCGTTCAGCAATTGGATGAACCGAGTATTGAAAACACAACAGATACGCTTTTTTGGTATGCCACCTTGTCTGCTGAAGGCTGTAAAAGTGATTTGACTCCAGCTAGATTTATAGTCAAACCTTCGGAAAGGTTGAACTTGCCCAGTTTGGAAAAGGCCTATTGTCGATTTGAAGAGCCTGAAATTTTGGAATATCCCTTTGCCGATTCTTTGGTTTGGTTTGTCGATGCAGAATTGGATAGCCAATTGGTGGAAAGGCCCTGGGTTGTCAAGGATTCACTCGACACTTTCAAATATTGGTTGGCCAAGCCGCTGGCCAACGGCTGCATGACGAACCCAACAAATGTGTGTGTGGATGTAGAGCATTGTTATTTGAAAAAGGAAGAGGCTCTTTTGGACAGCTGTTTGACTCTTACCATCGATTCACTTTCGACGTATGCCTGGCACTATTTTCATACGGATAATGGGCGAATAGTTTTGGGCGTGAATACGCGTGGACAGCGTATAGATTCCCTACAACTCCGTTTCAGTTTGGATGAAAACGAATATTTTGCCGATGAGTACGAGCGATATTATTTGCCAAGAATTTTTTCTTTAGAAGCGGAAAAGAATTTGAAAGACAGTATCGATGTCCGGGTGTTTTTTGATGCAGAGGAATTGGACGATTATGCCCGTCTTTTTCCTAGAAAGGATTCGGATGAAGGTTTTTTTCAAGGGTATACTTTGGTATCGAAGGATGATTTCTGCGAGGGTATACTGCAAAGAAGCGAAGCTTTGGGATCACCGCAAATGCCTAAGCTCGCTCGCGACAGTACGCGGTCAATTGCGTTTTCATTGGGGAAATGGGGGCATTTTGCAGTTTCTTCAACTTTGGATTCTTTAACAGACGAGGAGCAGCAATTGGTAAACGAAACAGACACTGACGATAAAGGTCTATTGGATTTGAGTATTCGAAGGCCTTGTGCGGTATTTCCAAACCCGGTTGTAAGGGGGCAAAAATTGCATTTTCTTTTCGATGGAAAGCCACCATTTGACATTGAAGTGTTTGATAAGAGAGGAGAAATTCATATTATTGGAATGTCTGGTCATCCCGAATCAAGCGTAAAATTAGATTTTGGCGGAATTTTTAGAGAAGGCATTTATTTGTTCAAAGTAATGGATGCCCAAGGAAAAGTATGCGTGAAAAGGGTGGCTATTGAATCTGATTAA
- a CDS encoding carboxymuconolactone decarboxylase family protein: MIGLAANTKKSLFESLNLDENLGSKWIDAHNAADTRFLKDLKINVGNVLKSEVLSPKEALLMALAVAINEKSAVLTQALEEMARAQEATDEEINEVAACVSLMNANNVFYRFRHFMHKNENYQNMPAGIRMSVMMKPVLGKEFFELLSLGVSALNGCEQCVTSHEASVKSHGGTEARIFDAIRLVSVIKSFVVLL, translated from the coding sequence ATGATAGGATTAGCCGCTAATACGAAAAAAAGCTTGTTTGAGTCGTTGAATTTGGACGAAAACTTGGGAAGCAAATGGATTGATGCACACAATGCTGCGGATACCCGCTTTTTGAAAGACTTGAAAATCAATGTGGGCAATGTGCTGAAGTCGGAAGTTTTGAGCCCCAAAGAAGCCTTGTTGATGGCCTTGGCTGTGGCGATTAACGAGAAATCAGCAGTCTTGACGCAAGCTTTGGAAGAAATGGCCCGTGCTCAAGAGGCGACAGACGAAGAAATCAACGAAGTGGCCGCTTGCGTTTCTTTGATGAATGCCAACAATGTATTCTACCGTTTCCGCCATTTCATGCACAAAAACGAGAACTACCAAAATATGCCCGCAGGTATTCGTATGTCTGTGATGATGAAACCTGTTTTGGGTAAAGAGTTTTTCGAATTGCTCAGCCTGGGTGTTTCGGCTTTGAACGGTTGCGAACAATGCGTGACTTCGCACGAAGCGTCGGTGAAATCGCACGGCGGTACTGAGGCCCGTATTTTCGACGCTATCCGCTTGGTTTCTGTGATCAAGAGTTTTGTGGTTTTGTTGTAA
- a CDS encoding peroxiredoxin, whose translation MLGLGKQFPEFKKTSVVSLEKGSEFYDITSEDHKNADKWMVMFWWPKDFTFVCPTEIAAFNAKVEDFADRDAVLIGASTDSEFVHLAWRQHHEDLKGLQFPMLADTSKSLAEELGILEENEKIAYRVTYIVDPQGVIRWVSANDLSVGRNVDEVLRVLDALQTDELCPCNWKKGEETLSV comes from the coding sequence ATGTTAGGATTAGGAAAACAATTCCCAGAGTTTAAAAAAACATCAGTAGTTTCTCTTGAAAAAGGAAGCGAATTCTACGATATTACTTCTGAAGACCACAAAAACGCCGACAAATGGATGGTGATGTTCTGGTGGCCAAAAGATTTCACATTTGTGTGCCCTACAGAAATCGCCGCTTTCAACGCGAAAGTAGAAGATTTTGCAGATCGTGATGCCGTGTTGATCGGTGCATCTACGGATTCAGAATTCGTGCACTTGGCTTGGAGACAACATCACGAAGATTTGAAAGGTCTTCAGTTTCCTATGCTGGCCGATACTTCAAAATCTTTGGCTGAAGAATTGGGTATTTTGGAAGAAAACGAGAAAATCGCTTACCGTGTGACCTACATCGTAGATCCTCAGGGTGTAATCCGTTGGGTTTCTGCAAACGACCTTTCTGTAGGCCGTAACGTAGACGAAGTGTTGCGTGTACTGGACGCTCTTCAAACAGACGAACTTTGTCCTTGTAACTGGAAAAAAGGTGAAGAAACGCTTAGCGTTTAA
- a CDS encoding hydrogen peroxide-inducible genes activator, whose product MTLNQISYIEAVARRGNFSKAAEECCVSQPALSMQVRQLEDELGMKIFDRGKNAIRPTPNGQAFIKQARAVLLEVAKLKEIAHLNQEQVAGKVSVGIIPTIAPYLLPLFIQAYTQQFPEIELDIRELTTDEITQQILDFKLDIGILATPLEIEDLIEVPLFYEPMLAYVSPHSSIYNKSFALPHEINPNELWLLEEGHCLRSQILKLCELKQQTNLNPQITFQAGSIETLIRLVDKYQGITILPELATLELPKEALKKVRKFAEPEPQREVSLVHHAYFNRIAVTESLRSTILSKLPKHFLQNQKSNTLKPK is encoded by the coding sequence ATGACACTCAATCAAATAAGCTATATAGAAGCCGTGGCTCGCCGGGGAAATTTCTCGAAAGCCGCCGAAGAATGCTGTGTTTCGCAACCCGCTCTCAGCATGCAGGTCAGGCAATTGGAGGATGAATTGGGCATGAAAATTTTCGACCGCGGGAAAAACGCCATCCGACCCACGCCCAATGGCCAAGCCTTTATCAAACAGGCCAGAGCCGTATTGCTCGAAGTGGCCAAACTGAAAGAGATCGCCCACTTGAACCAAGAGCAGGTGGCCGGAAAAGTATCTGTGGGTATCATTCCCACCATTGCCCCCTACCTGCTGCCTTTGTTTATCCAAGCCTATACGCAGCAGTTCCCTGAAATCGAATTGGATATACGCGAACTCACCACAGATGAAATCACTCAGCAAATTCTCGATTTCAAATTGGACATCGGAATTTTAGCCACTCCGCTCGAAATAGAAGACCTGATCGAAGTGCCCCTTTTTTATGAACCCATGCTGGCCTATGTAAGTCCTCATTCGTCGATATACAACAAATCATTCGCCCTGCCGCACGAGATCAATCCCAATGAACTTTGGCTTTTGGAAGAAGGGCATTGCCTCCGCTCCCAGATTCTCAAGCTTTGCGAACTGAAACAACAAACGAACCTGAACCCGCAGATCACTTTTCAGGCGGGCAGTATAGAAACCTTGATCCGCTTGGTCGATAAATACCAGGGCATCACCATTCTACCCGAACTGGCCACACTCGAGCTGCCAAAAGAGGCTTTGAAAAAAGTACGCAAATTTGCCGAGCCCGAGCCGCAACGCGAGGTAAGCCTTGTGCATCATGCCTATTTCAACAGAATTGCCGTTACCGAAAGCTTACGCAGCACTATTTTGAGCAAACTCCCCAAACATTTCCTGCAAAATCAAAAGAGCAATACACTTAAGCCCAAATAA